In Deltaproteobacteria bacterium, the genomic window CTTGGGCGAGCAGGGTATCAACCTCTTCTGGTCGAAAACGAGAGAAGAACGGAAGCTGTGGAAGGAATGCCCTGTAGGCAAGAGGCGAAGCAGGAACACGTGTGGTATGGGATGATAAGCCCAGTTCCTCTGGGTCCCCGAAAGCGCGAGGAGCGTACGGCGTGGCGAGGTTGACAATCTTGCTGAACAGCTCACGCAGACGTTGGCATAAACTTAAGGTAATACGACGTTGCAGTGAAAAGGTCATTTCCTGAGTTTGTGTGAGTAAGGTGCGACAGTCCTGACGTTCGATTAAAAAACCAGTCGTAGGAGTTAAGGCGCGGACAGTGGCGGTGCGGGTGCTGACATCGTCAAGTAGGGCCATCTCGCCTATGACACTGCCTGGGCTCAACGTCGAGATGATGACTTCACTCCCGCCGGGGAGGGTGGTGACGACCTCAACCTCACCTGTTTCAAGGAAAAAGACACTCTCAGCGACGTCTCCTTGAGTCATCAGGCAATCGCCTTGCAGAAAAGATACCGGCTGGAGAAGTTGGAGATAGTCCCGCAGTGTGTTCTCATCAAAATCAGCGAACAGGGGGATACGTTGCAAGCTCGCGGGGGTAGTGTCTGTAGACATCGCGTATTTCCACACGTAGCAATACTATCGCACTCCAAGGAGGAACGAGGCCATGGCGCTCCAACGAGATTGGGTGAACGAAGCCATACGAAAGATTGAAGCAGATTTCAATCGCTCCGCTGATACACATTTGCTGAGACTGAACATTCCCTCGGTACCGAATATCACCCTTTACTTCAAGGATGAAT contains:
- a CDS encoding cyclic nucleotide-binding domain-containing protein, whose product is MSTDTTPASLQRIPLFADFDENTLRDYLQLLQPVSFLQGDCLMTQGDVAESVFFLETGEVEVVTTLPGGSEVIISTLSPGSVIGEMALLDDVSTRTATVRALTPTTGFLIERQDCRTLLTQTQEMTFSLQRRITLSLCQRLRELFSKIVNLATPYAPRAFGDPEELGLSSHTTRVPASPLAYRAFLPQLPFFSRFRPEEVDTLLAQATVLELPRQHILFRHGNPGQSCFIIIRGAVELLSGTTRHYPLHVLGPGHICGQLALIEDAPHEAVAVTRSHTTLLELQKPSFDHFFTATTRTATKFQRAILQGLLANFARANNHLVRALSQSALRDRRKKDHT